Proteins encoded together in one Telopea speciosissima isolate NSW1024214 ecotype Mountain lineage chromosome 4, Tspe_v1, whole genome shotgun sequence window:
- the LOC122659219 gene encoding uncharacterized protein LOC122659219 has protein sequence MLLLTAERLSEVLDEVAPLKPVDDDYDQQEAYEYFHSCDSKAILYILGSVDKSITDSMKGITSVKGMMDKLKELFSQTNVHEHHKLVGLIHNTKMKEGTPVIYHVMKMRNLFEKLETLDTSFTIKYKRNVIFNSLPIAYSPFVCNFNMNRLDAELTEVGNILQEVEKALKKEKGEVNAIEVKGYNSKNKRKKNKANKGKTLKGKGGKIQKKTAEPKGKCFFYGNDGH, from the coding sequence ATGTTACTTTTGACTGCGGAACGTCTATCTGAAGTTCTTGATGAAGTGGCCCCTCTGAAACCCgttgatgatgattatgatcagCAAGAAGCCTACGAATATTTTCATTCATGTGATTCAAAGGCTATATTATACATCCTTGGATCAGTTGATAAATCGATCACTGACTCTATGAAAGGCATAACCTCTGTCAAGGGTATGATGGATAAGCTCAAGGAACTTTTTAGTCAGACTAATGTGCATGAGCACCATAAGCTTGTTGGTCTTATCCATAATACCAAAATGAAAGAGGGAACTCCAGTCATCTATCATGTCATGAAGATGAGAAATTTGTTCGAGAAACTGGAAACCCTGGATACTTCCTTCACTATTAAGTACAAAAGAAATGTGATCTTTAACTCTCTCCCCATAGCATATAGCCCTTTTGTCTGCAACTTCAACATGAATAGGTTGGATGCTGAGCTGACTGAGGTGGGCAATATTTTACAAGAGGTGGAGAAAGCacttaagaaagaaaagggtGAGGTCAATGCCATAGAAGTTAAAGGTTATAATTCCAAGAATAAACGGAAGAAGAACAAGGCCAACAAGGGTAAGACCCTTAAGGGCAAGGGTGGAAAGATACAGAAGAAAACTGCAGAACCCAAAGGGAAATGCTTCTTTTATGGAAATGATGGTCACTGA